In one Gammaproteobacteria bacterium genomic region, the following are encoded:
- the tssH gene encoding type VI secretion system ATPase TssH, with translation MGEINRVTLFGKLNSLAYKAIEGATLLCKMRGNPYVEMEHWLQQILNQQDSDLHRILQHFDVDSSRLTNDMTVALDRLPRGATSIADLSSHIEDAVERGWVYSTLMFGDPHVRTGHLMVGALKTPSLRNGLFHISRQFERIKPDVLSDDFVRIVSESPEELLRAGAAAHSTGNESIAATSGKQQALKKFAVNLTERAGRGEIDPITGRDQEIRQIVDILMRRRQNNPILTGEAGVGKTAVVEGFALRIAKGDVPPSLKDVSLLTLDIGLLQAGASMKGEFENRLRQVIDEVQASPKPIILFIDEAHTLIGAGGAAGTGDAANLLKPALARGTLRTIAATTWAEYKEHFEKDPALTRRFQVVQVHEPSEDKALLMVRGVASTLEKHHRIQLLDEALEAAVKLSHRYIPARQLPDKAVSLLDTACARVAISQHAVPPDVEDCRRRIETLEVERDIIGREQTIGIDIGTRWSDVEQGLRAERERLGGLEVRWNEEKKLVTQILELRKKLRAGGQIIDETETAAAPVAEANLSGEERQWLLGELHNLQIELHALQGDAPLIMPTVDAQAVSAVVADWTGIPVGRMVKNEVAAVLKLADTLNQRVIGQRHGLEMIAKRIRTARARLDNPEKPVGVFMLCGTSGIGKTETALALAESLYGGEHNLITINMSEYQEAHTVSTLKGAPPGYVGYGKGGVLTEAVRRRPYSVVLLDEIEKAHPDVHELFFQVFDKGWMEDGEGRHINFKNTIILLTTNIGSDLIMSKCRDPQQALYPEALTKMLRGPLLEVFPPALLGRLSIIPYFPLSDEMLADIVRLQLGRVGRRVQENHKVPFEFDEQVVQAIVSRCTELESGGRMIDTILTNSVLPHISEEFLRRMLEAKPVARVHIGVHEGEFEYQFE, from the coding sequence ATGGGCGAGATCAATCGGGTCACTCTGTTCGGCAAACTGAATAGCCTGGCGTATAAAGCGATCGAGGGCGCGACCTTGCTATGCAAGATGCGCGGCAATCCGTATGTCGAGATGGAACACTGGCTGCAACAAATCCTGAACCAACAGGACTCCGATCTGCACCGCATTCTCCAGCACTTCGACGTCGACTCGTCGCGCCTGACCAACGACATGACCGTCGCGCTCGACCGGCTGCCGCGCGGCGCGACCTCGATCGCCGATTTGTCGTCACATATCGAAGACGCCGTCGAACGCGGCTGGGTCTACAGCACGCTCATGTTCGGCGACCCGCACGTGCGCACCGGCCATCTCATGGTCGGCGCGCTCAAGACACCGTCGCTGCGTAATGGCTTGTTCCATATTTCGCGCCAGTTCGAACGTATCAAACCGGATGTGCTGAGCGACGACTTTGTACGTATTGTCAGCGAGTCGCCGGAAGAACTGCTGCGTGCCGGCGCGGCCGCCCATAGCACCGGTAACGAATCGATAGCGGCGACCTCGGGCAAGCAACAGGCGCTAAAAAAATTCGCCGTTAATTTGACCGAGCGTGCCGGTCGCGGCGAGATCGATCCGATCACCGGCCGCGATCAGGAGATTCGCCAGATCGTCGACATCCTGATGCGCCGGCGCCAGAACAATCCGATCCTGACCGGCGAAGCCGGTGTCGGCAAAACTGCGGTCGTCGAAGGCTTCGCGCTGCGTATCGCCAAAGGCGATGTACCGCCGTCACTGAAGGATGTGTCGTTGCTCACGCTCGACATCGGCTTGTTACAAGCGGGCGCCAGCATGAAAGGCGAGTTCGAGAATCGCCTGCGACAAGTGATCGACGAAGTGCAGGCATCGCCGAAGCCGATCATTCTGTTTATCGACGAGGCGCATACGCTGATCGGCGCCGGTGGCGCCGCCGGTACCGGCGACGCGGCGAATCTTTTAAAGCCCGCCCTCGCCCGCGGCACGCTTCGCACTATCGCTGCTACCACGTGGGCGGAATACAAAGAACACTTCGAGAAAGATCCGGCGTTGACGCGGCGCTTTCAGGTCGTACAGGTGCATGAACCGTCGGAAGACAAAGCGCTGCTCATGGTGCGCGGTGTCGCGTCGACGCTGGAAAAACATCACCGCATTCAGCTGCTCGATGAAGCGCTCGAAGCCGCGGTGAAGCTGTCGCACCGATATATCCCGGCGCGGCAACTGCCGGATAAAGCGGTCAGTCTGCTCGACACCGCTTGCGCGCGCGTCGCCATCAGTCAGCACGCGGTGCCGCCGGACGTCGAGGACTGTCGGCGGCGCATCGAAACGCTGGAAGTGGAACGCGACATCATCGGTCGCGAGCAAACGATCGGCATCGATATCGGTACACGGTGGAGCGATGTCGAGCAGGGACTGCGCGCCGAACGCGAGCGACTCGGCGGCTTGGAGGTACGGTGGAACGAGGAGAAAAAACTGGTCACTCAAATTTTGGAGTTGCGCAAAAAATTGCGTGCTGGCGGTCAAATCATCGACGAAACGGAGACGGCGGCGGCACCGGTAGCAGAAGCAAACCTATCTGGCGAAGAGCGGCAATGGTTGCTTGGCGAATTGCACAATTTGCAAATCGAACTGCACGCGCTCCAAGGCGATGCCCCGCTGATCATGCCCACGGTCGATGCACAGGCGGTATCGGCGGTAGTGGCTGACTGGACCGGCATTCCCGTCGGCCGCATGGTAAAGAACGAAGTGGCAGCGGTGCTCAAGCTCGCCGATACCTTGAACCAACGCGTGATCGGCCAACGTCACGGCCTGGAGATGATCGCCAAACGCATCCGCACCGCGCGCGCCCGGCTCGACAATCCGGAAAAGCCGGTCGGCGTATTCATGCTCTGCGGCACCTCCGGCATCGGCAAAACCGAAACCGCGCTGGCGCTGGCCGAGTCGTTGTATGGCGGTGAGCATAATCTCATCACCATCAACATGAGCGAGTACCAAGAAGCGCACACCGTGTCGACGTTGAAGGGCGCACCGCCCGGCTATGTCGGCTACGGCAAAGGCGGCGTGCTCACTGAAGCAGTACGGCGCCGGCCCTATAGCGTGGTGTTGCTGGACGAAATCGAGAAGGCACATCCGGACGTGCACGAGCTGTTCTTTCAAGTGTTCGACAAAGGTTGGATGGAAGACGGCGAAGGCCGCCACATCAACTTCAAGAACACGATTATCTTGCTGACCACGAACATCGGCTCGGATTTGATCATGAGCAAATGCCGCGATCCGCAGCAAGCGCTCTATCCGGAAGCACTCACCAAAATGCTGCGCGGGCCGCTATTGGAAGTATTCCCGCCGGCGCTGCTCGGTCGGCTGTCGATCATCCCCTACTTCCCGCTGTCCGACGAGATGCTCGCCGACATCGTCCGGCTGCAACTCGGACGCGTCGGCCGGCGCGTGCAGGAGAACCATAAGGTGCCGTTCGAGTTCGACGAGCAAGTCGTGCAAGCGATCGTCAGTCGTTGCACCGAGCTGGAGAGCGGCGGGCGTATGATCGACACCATCCTCACCAACAGCGTGTTGCCGCATATCAGCGAAGAGTTTTTGCGGCGGATGTTGGAAGCGAAACCGGTGGCGCGGGTGCATATTGGTGTGCATGAGGGGGAGTTTGAGTATCAGTTTGAGTGA
- a CDS encoding type VI secretion system tip protein VgrG: MGTIDLKIRTFELTTPLGANVLMFHHMTATEELGRLADYQLDALSESGEINPDDILGKSVTVKMELPEGGNRYFSAYVIRFGLVGMEGRYYKYHAILKPWMWFLTRTKDCRIYQNKTAPEIIKEVFEEHSIAKYKLDLTESYRTREYCVQYRESDFEFISRLMEEEGIYYYFNHDENGDTAVLADSYAAHAPLPHYEKIPFMPKGQSTRPEREHISTWSCEREIRPGKYVLHDFDFEKPSANLSALTSQQRDHGLADYEIFDYPGSYTNREDGEKYARIRMEELHARHELVNADSNARGIAVGRLFTLSDHPRNDQNREYLVVKAAYELHGQPYETDTSGGASFVAHITGLQSKQPFRTQQTTPKPAVLGPQTAIVVGPEEIYTDKHGRVKAQFHWDRYGKNDENSSCWIRVSQNWGGKGWGGMFIPHVGQEVIVEFLEGDPDRPLITGRVYNAENRPPMDLPAGKAHSVIRDHGGNEIVMQGTPGDQRLRLHSPRHNSTVVLGNSITMETESVVKAEAKDNITLQSDRTISETAAIGYSVSAGGGIYSLSAGAADPTVPNSKAGFNVTVKGPEAVYEYKNGLKVDINQGEKHTILDGDFTQDIKAGLATIKSSGELKLHSDADVVLDAPANNIRLDAGKKVLINAPDGHTVHTKQDWVNTPLDLKTIGRSVKHTRENYERRDMNAEVRGVNIELRGVHLSNVAFKAEKVACEIANKTFEKYASKVMLLSHAVKLTKGGVNLANNGIIFVKAKFESHG; this comes from the coding sequence ATGGGCACCATCGACCTAAAAATACGGACCTTCGAGCTGACTACGCCGCTCGGCGCGAACGTCCTGATGTTTCACCACATGACCGCGACCGAGGAATTGGGCCGGCTCGCCGACTACCAGCTTGACGCGCTCAGCGAATCGGGCGAGATCAATCCGGACGACATCCTCGGCAAGAGTGTCACCGTAAAAATGGAGCTGCCGGAAGGCGGTAACCGCTACTTCTCGGCGTACGTCATCCGCTTCGGTCTGGTTGGCATGGAAGGCAGGTACTACAAATACCATGCGATCCTGAAGCCCTGGATGTGGTTTCTGACGCGGACTAAGGATTGTCGGATTTATCAGAACAAGACGGCGCCGGAAATTATTAAAGAAGTGTTCGAGGAACACTCGATCGCTAAGTACAAGCTCGATCTGACCGAGTCGTATCGCACACGCGAGTACTGCGTGCAGTATCGCGAGTCGGACTTCGAGTTTATTAGCCGGCTGATGGAAGAAGAAGGCATCTACTACTACTTCAACCACGATGAGAACGGCGACACCGCGGTGCTCGCCGACAGCTATGCGGCGCATGCCCCGCTCCCGCACTACGAGAAGATTCCGTTCATGCCTAAGGGGCAGTCCACACGTCCCGAACGCGAGCACATCAGCACGTGGTCCTGCGAACGCGAGATTCGCCCGGGCAAATATGTGCTGCACGATTTCGATTTCGAGAAACCCAGCGCCAACTTGTCGGCGCTGACATCGCAACAACGCGATCACGGATTGGCGGACTACGAGATATTCGATTATCCCGGTTCGTATACCAACCGCGAGGACGGCGAAAAATATGCGCGCATCCGCATGGAAGAGCTGCACGCACGTCACGAGCTAGTGAACGCAGACAGTAACGCCCGCGGCATCGCCGTCGGCCGACTGTTCACGCTCAGCGATCATCCACGCAACGATCAGAATCGCGAATATCTCGTGGTCAAAGCCGCGTACGAATTGCACGGGCAGCCCTACGAAACCGATACCTCCGGCGGCGCGAGCTTTGTCGCGCACATCACCGGCCTGCAAAGTAAGCAACCATTTCGCACTCAACAAACCACGCCCAAACCGGCGGTGCTGGGCCCGCAAACCGCGATCGTTGTCGGACCCGAAGAAATCTATACCGACAAGCACGGCCGCGTGAAAGCGCAGTTCCATTGGGACCGGTATGGCAAGAACGACGAGAACAGCTCGTGCTGGATACGCGTGTCACAGAATTGGGGTGGCAAAGGCTGGGGCGGAATGTTCATTCCGCACGTGGGCCAAGAAGTAATCGTGGAATTTTTGGAAGGCGATCCGGATCGGCCGTTGATTACCGGCCGGGTTTATAACGCGGAGAATCGGCCGCCGATGGATTTGCCGGCAGGAAAAGCGCATAGCGTGATCCGGGATCACGGCGGCAACGAGATTGTGATGCAGGGAACGCCCGGGGATCAGCGACTGCGGTTACACTCGCCGCGGCATAATTCGACGGTCGTGCTTGGGAATTCGATCACGATGGAGACCGAGTCCGTTGTCAAGGCGGAGGCCAAAGACAATATAACTCTTCAAAGTGACAGAACCATCTCGGAAACCGCTGCCATCGGTTACTCGGTGTCCGCTGGAGGCGGGATTTACTCCCTGTCAGCCGGAGCAGCTGACCCTACGGTTCCTAACTCCAAAGCAGGTTTCAACGTAACCGTAAAAGGTCCAGAAGCTGTTTACGAATACAAGAACGGATTAAAAGTTGATATCAACCAGGGAGAAAAACATACAATCCTTGACGGAGATTTTACTCAAGACATAAAGGCTGGATTGGCCACGATAAAATCATCCGGCGAGCTTAAGCTGCACTCTGATGCGGATGTGGTTCTCGATGCGCCAGCTAACAATATTAGATTGGACGCTGGCAAGAAAGTGCTTATCAATGCACCCGACGGTCACACAGTTCATACGAAACAAGATTGGGTTAATACACCTCTCGATTTGAAAACTATCGGCAGAAGCGTGAAGCACACACGCGAAAACTACGAACGCAGGGACATGAATGCTGAGGTCAGAGGCGTTAACATCGAACTCCGAGGAGTGCACCTTAGCAACGTGGCGTTCAAAGCTGAAAAAGTCGCTTGTGAAATTGCAAACAAAACGTTTGAAAAATACGCCTCAAAAGTCATGCTGCTCTCACACGCGGTTAAACTAACAAAAGGCGGAGTTAATCTAGCCAACAATGGAATCATTTTTGTTAAAGCAAAATTTGAATCGCACGGTTAG
- a CDS encoding DUF2169 domain-containing protein: MRILKPQHLSVLHRCFEQQRKTYLGISVMAFMPLQSEIALLPEQELWQFVPPLLNPETPLDAAFPKPGGEFLVVGNACAPQGQPVTELQVGARVGNLTKVLNVYGPRHWTSRHSSEPQPFLTQPIDWAHAYGGQKFDTNPIGTGMTMIETPQRQLQPLPSVEYPRSPSLSPKTTILPASFAPVPPMWPQRKRFDGTYDNAWLKHDYPGIPEDFNRRFLCLASEDQWQQQAFNGNETIELVHWHPDHPHIHATLPGIKPVVAVRMKNMSANELHLAEPTLTTLWFFPNQLRMVLIWHALVPVEDAFADDVNLLLAAAEWIRQPKSPAHYIQAVIDRLDDDKGVLKMLDDEELLPEGIATPDESLKHYERALGTSGASMENVHRKLEEAQRELAAQLSQALAPEQWAPDPEEAIKSQEQLAALTRELGIPELPRQFPDDPKEMLKLAREIEQQIPPMPVLKKKLDGKIADIDRSIREELASVGQDKEQIEALFKPKKPSQDSVSLNQMVKEFDEMSARIPMSSEFLPVTDPKLKALAMQADEALAPMLRAAAHFQDPPEPLDAATKAHWRERALHIKARTEGFARCALKSADFSGLDLSGVDFTEAELQGANFTGAILVGANFRNASLAHAVLDDAKLDNASFAGANLGRARLVGASCVDCDFADATLHYTALEGARFDRSRLPGATLIEVTAGKSVWCEANLTEANFIKCQLPHVNFARTKLSGASFIETDLQSCDFSGAALKATAFVTCMLDDSIFDSCQASNIRFVHGSSLRRTSFKDAIVSNASFRAMPLDNADFTAACLDGSDLSEIQCPNGNFYRASLKDALLMKAHCQKACFVGANLMQVIAQYAHLEGADFSDANLFASDLMRIETDSATRFDDAFMAKSRRHPTHKLEKRARLAVVSL; encoded by the coding sequence ATGCGCATACTCAAACCACAACATCTATCCGTGCTGCATCGCTGTTTCGAGCAACAGCGTAAAACCTATCTTGGAATTTCGGTGATGGCTTTCATGCCGCTTCAGTCTGAAATCGCCCTACTGCCCGAACAAGAGCTCTGGCAGTTTGTTCCACCTCTGCTGAATCCAGAAACTCCGCTCGATGCGGCGTTTCCCAAACCGGGCGGAGAGTTTCTTGTGGTGGGCAACGCCTGCGCACCGCAGGGACAGCCGGTGACGGAACTCCAAGTCGGGGCACGCGTGGGCAACTTGACCAAGGTCTTGAACGTTTACGGTCCACGCCATTGGACCTCGCGTCATTCCAGCGAGCCGCAGCCCTTCCTTACACAGCCGATCGATTGGGCACATGCCTACGGTGGGCAAAAGTTCGATACCAACCCGATCGGCACCGGTATGACGATGATAGAGACACCGCAGAGGCAATTACAGCCTCTACCATCCGTCGAATACCCACGTTCGCCAAGTCTATCGCCCAAGACGACGATACTGCCCGCGAGTTTCGCGCCCGTTCCGCCAATGTGGCCACAACGTAAGCGTTTCGATGGCACATACGACAATGCATGGTTAAAACACGATTATCCCGGCATACCCGAGGATTTCAACCGGCGTTTTCTTTGTCTTGCGTCTGAGGATCAATGGCAGCAGCAAGCTTTCAATGGCAACGAAACCATCGAGCTAGTGCACTGGCACCCCGACCATCCGCACATCCACGCTACGCTTCCCGGCATCAAACCCGTCGTTGCCGTGCGCATGAAAAATATGTCTGCCAACGAGCTACATCTCGCGGAGCCAACGCTTACGACACTCTGGTTCTTTCCTAACCAGTTGCGCATGGTGCTGATTTGGCACGCGCTCGTGCCGGTCGAAGACGCATTCGCGGACGATGTGAATCTGCTGCTGGCGGCCGCCGAATGGATACGCCAGCCGAAGTCGCCAGCACACTACATCCAGGCGGTGATTGATCGTCTGGATGACGACAAGGGCGTACTCAAGATGTTGGACGACGAAGAGCTTTTGCCGGAAGGTATCGCGACACCCGATGAATCGCTCAAGCACTATGAACGAGCCTTGGGCACAAGCGGCGCGTCGATGGAGAACGTGCATCGAAAGCTGGAAGAAGCACAGCGAGAACTGGCAGCGCAACTGAGCCAAGCACTTGCTCCGGAACAGTGGGCACCTGATCCGGAAGAGGCAATAAAGAGCCAGGAACAACTTGCAGCGCTCACGCGCGAGTTGGGAATTCCAGAGTTGCCAAGGCAATTCCCCGATGATCCTAAAGAGATGCTAAAGCTGGCGCGCGAGATAGAACAGCAAATACCCCCAATGCCGGTGCTCAAGAAAAAACTCGATGGAAAAATCGCGGACATAGATCGGAGCATACGAGAAGAGCTGGCCTCCGTCGGACAAGATAAGGAACAGATCGAGGCGCTGTTCAAACCGAAAAAGCCTTCCCAAGACTCTGTGTCACTGAACCAGATGGTCAAGGAATTCGATGAAATGTCCGCTCGCATACCCATGTCGAGCGAATTCCTGCCTGTTACCGATCCCAAGCTCAAAGCGCTGGCAATGCAAGCGGACGAGGCGCTCGCACCAATGCTGCGTGCGGCAGCGCACTTCCAGGATCCCCCCGAACCACTTGACGCAGCGACCAAGGCTCACTGGCGAGAGCGGGCGTTGCACATCAAGGCAAGGACTGAGGGTTTTGCGCGATGCGCTCTTAAGTCAGCAGACTTTTCGGGTCTAGATTTATCCGGTGTGGACTTCACGGAGGCGGAGCTTCAAGGTGCCAACTTCACAGGCGCCATTCTCGTCGGTGCAAATTTCCGAAATGCCTCGCTTGCACATGCGGTACTAGATGACGCGAAGCTCGACAATGCCAGTTTCGCCGGCGCCAACCTAGGTCGAGCCCGGCTTGTCGGAGCGTCGTGCGTGGACTGTGACTTTGCAGACGCGACGTTGCATTACACGGCGCTCGAAGGAGCGAGGTTCGACCGTAGCCGCTTACCTGGCGCTACGCTCATCGAGGTGACCGCCGGAAAATCCGTTTGGTGTGAAGCGAATCTCACGGAAGCCAACTTCATAAAGTGCCAATTGCCACACGTGAATTTCGCACGAACAAAACTTTCCGGCGCGTCATTCATTGAAACCGATCTACAATCATGCGATTTCTCCGGCGCAGCACTGAAGGCAACAGCCTTCGTGACCTGCATGCTCGATGACAGCATTTTTGACAGCTGCCAGGCATCGAATATCCGTTTCGTGCATGGTTCTTCTTTGCGTCGGACGTCCTTCAAGGACGCCATAGTATCGAATGCAAGCTTCCGCGCGATGCCGTTGGACAATGCAGATTTCACAGCGGCATGCCTCGATGGTAGCGATCTCTCAGAAATACAGTGTCCTAACGGCAACTTTTATCGAGCCAGCCTCAAGGATGCCCTATTGATGAAAGCGCACTGTCAAAAAGCATGCTTTGTCGGGGCCAATCTGATGCAAGTGATTGCACAGTATGCGCATCTGGAAGGGGCTGACTTTAGCGATGCGAACTTGTTTGCTTCTGACCTTATGCGTATCGAAACCGATTCTGCGACGAGATTTGATGATGCCTTCATGGCCAAATCACGCAGACATCCAACGCATAAGTTGGAGAAGCGCGCCAGGTTGGCAGTGGTTAGCTTATGA